A single window of Nicotiana sylvestris chromosome 5, ASM39365v2, whole genome shotgun sequence DNA harbors:
- the LOC138868907 gene encoding uncharacterized protein, whose protein sequence is MVYFDVIMGMDWLYLYFDKLDCRTRVMRLEFPNETVIEWKGNGVVPKGKANVVADAFSRKSMGSLAHLGADQRPLAREVYQLASLGVRISTSDEGKVMVHNGAESSLVAEVKEKQLIDPALAQMKEAVLNNKTSIFSLGGKYGILRCQGRLCVPDVDNLRGRVMAEAHNSRYSMHLGSTKMYRDLKEIYWWNSMKRGVADFVSKCPNCQQVKAEHQWPDGLTQLMEIPLWKWEMINMDFMVGLPRTQRKFDSIWQGLGTQVNLSTTFHPQTDGQVERTIQTLEDMLRACVLNFKGNWYDHLPLIEFAYNNSFHVSIQMAPFEALYGRRCRSPIGWLEVGEAELLGPNLVHQGLEKVKIIQERLKAAQSRQKSYVDIRRRKLEFQVDDWVFLRVSPMKGVMLFGKKGKLSPRYVGPYQKVVGDPPTITPIEAIEVNEELSYEEIPVAILDKQVRKLRNKEVASVKVLWQSQQVEEATWEAESPSKSTVTHIHREGNKLADHLANYALDHGEIECQHFWHLDAQGRRLINEDKMQCPSLRVKVDRR, encoded by the exons ATGGTGTATTTTgatgtgattatgggaatggactggCTTTATTTGTACTTTGATAAACTTGACTGCCGAACGAGAGTCATGAGGCTTGAGTTCCCTAATGAGACGGTTATTGAGTGGAAGGGAAATGGTGTGgtgccgaaag ggaaggcgaatGTGGTGGCCGACGCTTTCAGTCGGAAGTccatgggtagtttggctcatttgggagcGGATCAGAGGCCTTTGGCTCGGGAGGTTTATCAATTGGCCAGTCTAGGGGTTCGTATTTCGACCTCAGACGAGGGGAAGGTTATGGTGCATAATGGAGCAGAATCTTCACTTGTAGCGGAAGTCAAGGAAAAGCAGCTCATTGATCCAGCATTAGCACAGATGAAGGAGGCAGTTTTGAATAACAAGACTTCGATATTTTCACTCGGTGGTAAGTATGGTATATTACGATGTCAAGGTAGGCTATGTGTTCCAGATGTGGATAATCTTCGGGGGAGGGTAATGGCGGAGGCTCATAATTCTAGGTATTCTATGCACCtaggttctacgaaaatgtaccgtgatctcaaggaaatttattggtggaacagtatgaagaggggtgtggcggactttgtatctaaatgtccgaattgtcagcaagtaaaagcTGAGCACCAGTGGCCCGATGGGTTAACTCAGCTTATGGAAATACCactgtggaaatgggagatgatcaacatggatttcaTGGTAGGGTTACCTCGCACTCagcgcaagttcgactcaatttgg caaggtttgggtactcaggtgaatctcagcacgactttccatccgcagactgatggtcaagtggagcggactattcagacacttgaagatatgtTACGGGCTTGTGTCTTGAATTTCAAAGGTAATTGGtatgatcacttgccacttatagaatttgcttacaataatagttTTCATGTTAGCATTCAAATGGccccatttgaggcattgtacgggaggagatgtaggtctccgattggatggttaGAAGTGGGTGAAGCAGAATTGTTAGGGCCAAACCTCGTGCACCAGGGTTTAGAAAAAGTTAAAATCATTCAGGAAAGGCTGAAagctgctcagagtcgccaaaaatCTTATGTGGACATTCGTCGAAGAAAATTGGAATTCCAAGTAGATGATTGGGTGTTCTTGAGGGTATCTCCTATGAAGGGAGTCATgctatttgggaagaaagggaagttgagtcctagATATGTCGGGCCATATCAG AAAGTGGTTGGAGACCCACCCACCATCACGCCAATCGAGGCTATCGAGGTCAATGAAGagttatcatatgaagaaattccTGTCGCTATTCTTGATAAGCAAGTCCGCAAATTGAGAAACAAGGAAGTTGCTTCAGTTAAAGTGCTATGGCAAAGTCAACAAGtcgaggaagccacttgggaagcggaaa gtccttcTAAATCCACAGTTACTCATATTCATAGAGAGGGCAACAagttggctgatcacttggctaaCTATGCTTTAGATCATGGAGAAATCGAATGCCAACATTTCTGGCATCTAGATGCACAAGGAAGGAGGTTGATTAATGAAGATAAGATGCAATGTCCAAGTCTAAGGGTGAAGGTGGACAGAAGATAA